The Christensenella timonensis DNA segment TCCATGGATTCCAAAGCCAACCTCCAAACGTATGCATATATGCATAAGGCCAAGTGGATAAGACGTTACACAACGCATTGAAAATCAGAAATCATACCATGATAAAACGGTATATATTATCATCATAGGGGTTTTATATAAAAAAAGCAACCGCCCCTCTAGTCGCTTTTCTTTTCTTTCCCGGTAAACCTGCGGTATTCATGCACCTTTTTTTCGTACCCCTGCATGGATGGACGATAAAATACCCTGCCCTTCAGTTCATCGGGAAGGTACTGCTGCTCCACGTAATGCCGCGGGTAGTCGTGTACATATTTGTAATCCTTGCCTTTTTTTTCGTGTTTGGCTTTTTCGAAATTGGTATCCTGCAGGTAGGCGGGCACATCCTGCCTCTTTACTTCGCGCGCGGCCCGGGCAGCCGCGTCCACGGCGAGGAGGACGCTGTTGCTTTTGGGGGATTCGCACAGGTAGATAATCGCCTGCGCGATGTTTAAACGCGCTTCGGGCATACCATTGAAATCAAGCGCCTGCATAGCCGCGACGCATTGGTTCAATACACTGGGGTTTGCAAGGCCCACATCCTCTGAAGCATGCGCAATCATGCGGCGTACGGGTACGCGAGGGTCTACCCCGGCATAGATCATACGCGCAAACCAGAAAAGCGCCGCGTCGCTGTCGCTGCCCCGCAGGGATTTGCAGAAAGCGGACAGCATATCGTAATATTCATTGTCGTCCATGCGGACGGCACGCTGTTGAATGGACTGTTCGGCAATCTCCAGTGTGATGTGTATCTTTCCTTTTCTATCCGGCTTTGTCGTGAGCACGGCGAGTTCCAATGCATTGAGCGCGGTGCGGATATCGCCGTTTGAAACGGACGCCCAATGGGAGACGGCGTCATCGTCGATGGTAAGCTCCATATGGCCGAAGCCGCGCTCCGTATCGCCCGCAGCCCGGCGGATCGCCCTTTCCACATCCGCTACGGTAAGCGCATAAAATTCAAACAGGCGGCAGCGCGAAACGATGGCGCTCGTCATGGCGGCCATCGGGTTTTCCGTCGTGGAACCGATCAGCTTGATGATGCCGCTTTCCATGGCGGGCAGTACGCTGTCCGACTGGGATTTTGACCAGCGGTGACACTCGTCCAAAAGCAAAAAGCTTTCCCGCCCGTACATTTTGAGATTGGCCTTTGCCTGGTCGATCACCTCGCGCACGTCCTTGACGCCGCTTGTAACGGCATTCAATTTATAAAAATCGCTGCCCGTCGCCCCGGCGATGATAGCCGCCAGCGTGCTTTTGCCGCAGCCGGGCGGGCCCCAGAAAATACACGAGCCGAGCTTATCCGCCTCGATCGCGCGGCGCAGCAGCGTGTTTTTGCCCACGATATGTTCCTGCCCCAAAAACTCGTCCAGCGTCCGGGGACGCATACGGTCTGCAAGGGGGGCGCTTTTTTCTAAATTTCCGGAAAAGAGGTCTTGCATGTTTTTTCCTTTCATATGGTTGATTCCTTCTTATTATATACTATTTCATGTTTAAATTCAGTCGATTTCAACCAATTTTTAATATGAAAAGGCGGATGCAGGGAATATTATTGAAAAACTGCGCCCCGCGTATTATAATGATACCTGTATTCTTATACGGTTTTAGGAGGATTCAAGATGGAAAGAGTGTACAACTTCTCGGCCGGTCCTGCGTGCCTGCCATTGGAAGTGCTCGAAAAGGCGCAGAAGGAATTTATTTCCTATGACGGGACGGGTATGAACGTCATGGAAATGAGCCACCGTTCCAAGGAATATCAGGATATCATCGATACGGCGGGCTCCGATCTTCGTGAGCTCCTGAATATTCCGGACAACTACGACGTGCTGTTTTTGCAGGGCGGCGCCTCCATGCAGTTTGCAATGGTGCCCTTGAACCTGATGACAAAGTACAAAAAAGTGCACGCGGTCAATACGGGAATGTGGTCGAAAAAAGCGATCGCAGAGGCGAAGAAATTCGGTGAAGTCAACATCGTTGCTTCGTCCGAGGATAAAACGTTTTCGTATATCCCGGAGCTGAAAGCCGAAATGTTTACGCCGGATGCGGATTATGTCCACATCACATCCAACAACACGATCTATGGGACGAAATATAACGCGATCCCGGATGTGGGAAGTCTGCCGCTGGTTTCCGACATGTCCTCCTGTATTCTTTCCGAGGAAATCAACGTTGCGGATTACGGCCTCATTTATGCGGGCGCGCAGAAAAACATCGGCCCCGCGGGCGTGACGCTGGTGATCGTGCGCAAGGACTTGGTGGAAGCGGCCCCGGAGGATATCCCGACGATGCTGCGTTACAAGACGCATGCGGAAAGCGGCTCCATGTTCAACACACCGCCGACATACGCGATTTATATGGCAGGGCTGGTATTCAAGCATTTGAAAAAGCTGGGCGGCGTACAGCAGATGGAAAAGATCAACAGGGAAAAAGCGGCGATGCTTTATGAATTCCTCGACAATTCGGCAATGTTCAAGGCCACGGTAGAGCCTAAGTACCGTTCTTTGATGAACGTACCGTTCGTGACGGGCGACGAAGAGCTGGATAAAAAGTTTGTGGCGGAAGCGAAAAAGGCGGGGCTGGTCAACTTAAAGGGCCACCGCAGCGTGGGCGGCATGCGCGCGAGCATCTATAACGCGATGCCTGAAGAAGGCGTACGCAGCCTGGTCGCGTTCATGGCAGAGTTTGAGGCGCACAACAGTTAAGGAGAAAACGATGTATAATATCAAAAAGCTGAATAAAATATCTCCCGTGATCTATGACTATCTCCCGAAGGAACAGTATAACGTGACGTCCCATCTGGAGGACAGTGAAAGCGATGCGTTTTTGGTGCGCAGCGCGGATTGCCATGGGATGGAATTTGCGGAAAATACGCTGGCGATCGCACGGGCGGGCGCAGGTACGAACAATATCCCCATCGACCGCTGCACGCAGCAGGGGATCGTGGTATTCAATACGCCGGGGGCAAACGCCAACGGGGTAAAGGAACTGGTGCTCGGGGCGATGATTTCGGCTTCGCGCAACCTTCCGGAGGCATACGACTGGGCAAAAACCTTAAAGGGCCAGGGCGAGGAAGTGCCGGAACTGGTCGAGAAGGGCAAAGGCCAGTTTGTCGGCGGCGAATTAAAGGGCAAGACGCTGGGCGTCATCGGCCTGGGCGCCATCGGCATCATGGTAGCGAACGCTGCTTCGGCGATCGGTATGAACGTAATCGGCTACGACCCGTTCTTGTCGGTAGACAAAGCGTGGACGATCTCCATGTATACGCACAAAGCGGAAAAGCTGGACGAGCTGCTGGAAAAAGCGGACTTTATTACGATCCATATCCCGCAGACGGACAAGACAAAAGGATTTTTGAGCACGCCTGAATTTTCAAAGATGAAGGATGGCGTGATCGTGCTCAACTTTGCGCGCGGCGGGCTTGTGAAATCGACCTCGCTGTTCGACGCCATGGAAAGCGGCAAGGTCAAAAAGTATGTGACGGATTTCCCGGACGAAGAGATGATCGGGCATCCGGGCGTTCTGGCGATCCCGCACCTCGGGGCTTCCACACCGGAAAGCGAAGAAAATTGTGCGGTCATGGCGGCGCAGCAGCTGAAGGATTTCTTTGAAACAGGCTCCATCCATAATTCGGTCAACATGCCGGAATGTATCGTTCCACCGTCGGATACGGTACGGATCACAATCCTTCACAAGAACACGCCCAACATGGTGGGGCAGATTACAAACAAGATCGCGAATTACAATTTGAACATCGCGGATATGGCGAATAAATCCCGTGGGGAGATCGCGTATACCGTGCTGAACCTGGATCATGACGTTACGCCGGAGGTGCAGGCGGAGCTCGGCAATATCGAGGGCGTGATCAAGATCCGCGTGATCTGACGGAGAGCAGGGCATGAGTGAAAAAAAGTGGGGTATCGTGCTTATCATTACGAGCGCGGTACTCATCACGGCGATCTCGCTGTTGTTCTTTACGCTGAAGTCGCCGGATATAGGCGAGGGAGCCAAGTGGGCGGTACGGATTTTTGCGATCGCGGCCTGCGCGGCGCAGTTCCTCGTCTTCGTGATGTTCGCGAAGGCATATAAGAAGAACAAAAAGTGGTAAAAAAGAGCCGCATCTTGCGGCTCTTTTATTTTGCAATACTTGTTACCTGCGCGCCAATCAGGGAAATGAGGGCTTGCGGCGCCAGTTCGACCTGCTGCCCGATCTTCCCGGCGCTCACCAGTATGGCGGCAAGAGGCTCGCAGGCGCTGTCTACCACCGTTGTAAATTGTTTTTTCATGCCAATGGGGGAACAGCCGCCGCGGATATAGCCGGTCACACGGTTCAAATCCTTTACATGGATCATTTCAACATTTTTTTCGCCCACGGCCCGTGCGGCTTTTTTAAGTTCTAGCTCCCTATTCGCCGGCAAAACAAACACAAAATATTCACGGCTTGCGCCCTGCGTTACCAGCGTTTTAAAAATTTGCCCTGCCGGGAGGCCGAGCTTTTGAGCGACGCAAACACCGTCGAGCACCTGTCCGCTGCTTTCGTAGGAATACATCTTATAAGGGACGCCTGCGCGCTCCAGTATGCGCATGGCGTTTGTTTTGGATTGCGCCATTGTTTCCTCCCGGATGTTTTTTTCTCATTATATGAAATTATAAGGCAAAACACAATGGAATGAAAAGCAAAAACCGCGCATTTTATATGCGCGGTTTTTGCAGGGGAGTTTTATGTTTAGATGAAGAAGATTGCTGTTTTGCTGCCGTGCTATTAAGATACACCCCTCAAAAGAATCCAAACATTAAAATTAAAGATGAACTTTCGATTGTTTTTCGCTATAATGGATTGTGGGAAGGGAATATGACGTCGGAGGAAAACGATGGAAAAATTACCGCAGGAAAAAACGAAACAAAATATTCTCTTGTTCTGGCTGATGGGCGCGTTCGTCGTCTATGCGATCTATGTCGTACTGTTTGGTACGCTGTCCACGACGATGATGGATTTTTACGTCATCAATACGGGTGCGCAGGGTGTTTTTACCATGGTAGGCAGCATTGGAGGCATCGCGGCGGCGCTTTTCTGCGCCCTGTTCGGCGAACGGTTCTCGAAGCTGTGGGCGATCATGGTGGGGGCGCTCCTGCTGGGCGTGGCTACGCTCTGCATTGGCCTTGCGCCGCCCTATTTGCTGGTCTGCCTGTGCGCCCTGTTGTGCGGCGTAGGGTATACGGTGATCGATGTAATGGGAAACGCGTCGGTCACGGAGCATTTCCCGGACAGGAAAAAGACGCTCCTGCCCATGATACAAATTATTTTTGGCATAGGAACGATGGTCGGCCCGTTTTTGGCGACTTCGCTGCTGACGCCGGGAATTTCGCGTTCATTCGTATATCCGTTTCTGCTGGTGGGAACTTTGAGCGTGATCGTAGTGGTGTTTTATTCGA contains these protein-coding regions:
- the serC gene encoding 3-phosphoserine/phosphohydroxythreonine transaminase, with protein sequence MERVYNFSAGPACLPLEVLEKAQKEFISYDGTGMNVMEMSHRSKEYQDIIDTAGSDLRELLNIPDNYDVLFLQGGASMQFAMVPLNLMTKYKKVHAVNTGMWSKKAIAEAKKFGEVNIVASSEDKTFSYIPELKAEMFTPDADYVHITSNNTIYGTKYNAIPDVGSLPLVSDMSSCILSEEINVADYGLIYAGAQKNIGPAGVTLVIVRKDLVEAAPEDIPTMLRYKTHAESGSMFNTPPTYAIYMAGLVFKHLKKLGGVQQMEKINREKAAMLYEFLDNSAMFKATVEPKYRSLMNVPFVTGDEELDKKFVAEAKKAGLVNLKGHRSVGGMRASIYNAMPEEGVRSLVAFMAEFEAHNS
- a CDS encoding phosphoglycerate dehydrogenase; this translates as MYNIKKLNKISPVIYDYLPKEQYNVTSHLEDSESDAFLVRSADCHGMEFAENTLAIARAGAGTNNIPIDRCTQQGIVVFNTPGANANGVKELVLGAMISASRNLPEAYDWAKTLKGQGEEVPELVEKGKGQFVGGELKGKTLGVIGLGAIGIMVANAASAIGMNVIGYDPFLSVDKAWTISMYTHKAEKLDELLEKADFITIHIPQTDKTKGFLSTPEFSKMKDGVIVLNFARGGLVKSTSLFDAMESGKVKKYVTDFPDEEMIGHPGVLAIPHLGASTPESEENCAVMAAQQLKDFFETGSIHNSVNMPECIVPPSDTVRITILHKNTPNMVGQITNKIANYNLNIADMANKSRGEIAYTVLNLDHDVTPEVQAELGNIEGVIKIRVI
- the ybaK gene encoding Cys-tRNA(Pro) deacylase, with amino-acid sequence MAQSKTNAMRILERAGVPYKMYSYESSGQVLDGVCVAQKLGLPAGQIFKTLVTQGASREYFVFVLPANRELELKKAARAVGEKNVEMIHVKDLNRVTGYIRGGCSPIGMKKQFTTVVDSACEPLAAILVSAGKIGQQVELAPQALISLIGAQVTSIAK
- a CDS encoding replication-associated recombination protein A, producing MKGKNMQDLFSGNLEKSAPLADRMRPRTLDEFLGQEHIVGKNTLLRRAIEADKLGSCIFWGPPGCGKSTLAAIIAGATGSDFYKLNAVTSGVKDVREVIDQAKANLKMYGRESFLLLDECHRWSKSQSDSVLPAMESGIIKLIGSTTENPMAAMTSAIVSRCRLFEFYALTVADVERAIRRAAGDTERGFGHMELTIDDDAVSHWASVSNGDIRTALNALELAVLTTKPDRKGKIHITLEIAEQSIQQRAVRMDDNEYYDMLSAFCKSLRGSDSDAALFWFARMIYAGVDPRVPVRRMIAHASEDVGLANPSVLNQCVAAMQALDFNGMPEARLNIAQAIIYLCESPKSNSVLLAVDAAARAAREVKRQDVPAYLQDTNFEKAKHEKKGKDYKYVHDYPRHYVEQQYLPDELKGRVFYRPSMQGYEKKVHEYRRFTGKEKKSD